CCGCGATCCCCGACGCAGTCGCGCAGCTCGCCCAGACCTACACCGCGGCCGGCGGCAACCCCGCCGACCTCTCCGCAGTCATCCCGACGAACGAGGAGCCCCAGTGAACGACAAGATCAAGGAATCCGCCAAGGCCATCGGAGGCGCGGTTCTGTCCGGCCTCATCACCCTCACCGCGGTGATGGACCCGACAGACGGCCCTGCCGACGTGACCTTCTTCCAGTGGCTACTGGTCGGCGTGAGCGTGCTCGGCACTGGGATCGGCATCTACGCCATCCCGAACCGCGCGCCCGTGAGCCAGAAAGTCGCCGACAGCAGCGGCCACGAGGTACCCGACTAGGGCGAGGAAACCGAACCCGACGAGGGCCCCGCCGAAGTTCATCCCTGCCACGGCTCCGCCGAGCAAAGCTGCATCCGAGTTGTAGTTGTTCGCGACGCTCATAGTGACGAGCCACGCGACAACCCAGACAGCCACGCCGCCACCGAGTAGCCAGCCGGCGAGAGCGCCGAGGGTGAATAGTGAGTCGCTCTTAGGTCGAGTCATGCTCGCAGCCTAGCGACAGGGGCGTCCATACTCTCCACTTATGTCTTCATTGCGAACGAAACAAGAAGTACTCGAGCAGGCTCGGCAGGTCTTCTGGGCGGGCGTCCAGCAGTCACGGCTCTTGCCCCCACGTGAACGGGCGATCGCGGCCTACTACGCCGGCGGCCCGTCGGTCGACGACATCGAACGCGCGATTCTGGCGGAGATGGACGTCGAGTCCGCAGTCAGTCCGCAAGAAGTCCGCAAACGGCCGGATTCGGACCAGCACAGCCAAGCACAAAAACCACGGAATCATGCGGGAAACAGGCCCATCCAACGCCAGCCAATAACCCCGGATTAGTACGAGCTGTACTACAGCGTCTAGCCCGACAGGCCGGCGACGTCAGCCGTTGGCCCGACATCATGGAGTCCGCCCGGGCCGCCTATGCGGCGGCCCGGGCGCACTCACGTGTTTCGCGGCCGAAGGTCAGATGAAGCGCTACTCCGAATCGGCGCCGGCGTGCGTGTGCTGGCGACGCACGATCCAATGGTGGATGGTCTCGGCATCCTGTGATGTCAGCCGAAACGAAACCCGCCCCGACTCCACGCTGTCTCGGCCGAGAGCCAGCGTGACAATGCCGTCGTCGGTTTCATTCGGTTTGATCGACAGGTCCAGGATGTCCAACGGCGAGTCGGCACCGAGCAGGAGAGCCCGCTCGTCATCCGACACGGAGTAAACCTCGCCGGCACGAAGTGCTCGAGCGTGGAACTGACACACCGGCCACTCGACCGGCGGTTCCCCGTCTACCCGGACTATGAACACTGCCTCTCGGCGGCCATCACACCCGTGGACCGCACACTTTCGCGTCACCATTCGACCAGAATATCCGTCTGTTCCGGCCATCACAGCACGGCAGGGCCCCCCAGAAACGTGTCGAGATCTGACAGTAAAGAAGGGGCCGCACCAGATGGTGCGGCCCCTTCTTTCTTCTGCTGTTGTCAGGCTACGGCCGGAACCCGCTCCAGGATCGGAGTTTCGGCCTGCGGCTGCGAGTTGTTGCCCAGAGCACGGACATCCCACCCGGCGTCCTGCCACACCTCGCGGTTCAGGCAGTTGCGGCCGTCGATCACCGCACGCTGCGAGACGAGCGCACCCAGCGCGTGCGGGTCGGCGCCCGTGAACTGCTTCCACTCGGTGAGCACGAGCAGCGCGTCCGCTCCTGCCGCCGCCTCTTCGAGGGAATCTGCGTAGCTGAGCGTCGGGAACGTACGGCGAGCCGTCTCCCCCGCCTGCGGGTCGTAGACGACGACCTGCGCACCGCGCAGATGCAAGGCCGCGGCCACGTTCAGCGCCGGCGAGTCACGGACATCGTCGGTGTGCGGCTTGAACGCAGCTCCGAGCACGCCGATGCGGCGGCCGAGCACGGATCCACCGACGGCGTCGAGGGTGAGGTCGATGACCCGCTGCCGCTGCGCCATGTTGATCTCGTCCACCTGCTGGAGCAGGTCGGACAGCCGGTGCGAATCCAGCTCACGCGACCGGTGCATCAGGGCACGGATGTCCTTCGGCAGGCAGCCCCCACCGAAGCCGAGTCCGGCGTTCAGGAACTGGCGACCGATGCGCACGTCGTGGCCCAGCGCGTCGGCGAGGGTGGTGACATCCGCCCCGGTCTTGTCGCAGAGTTCCGCGACCGAGTTGATGAACGAGATCTTCGTGGCGAGGAACGCGTTGGCGCTCACCTTGACCAGCTCGGCGGTGGCCAGGTCACAGGAGATGACCGGGGTGCCGGTGCTGATCGGCTCGGCATAGACGGTGCGCAGAACCCGCTCGGCTGATTCGGATGCCCCGCCGAACACGATCCGGTCGGGCGTCAGGGTGTCCTCGACAGCCTTGCCTTCGCGAAGGAACTCGGGGTTCCAGACCAGCTCGACAGAGATGCCATCCGGCACCACCTCGGCCACCAGGGTGCGCAGCCGGGCTGCGGTGCCGACCGGCACTGTTGACTTGCCGACGATCAGTCCGTCGTGAGTGAGGCTCGAGGCCACCGCGCGGACGGCCGACTCGACGTACCGCAGGTCAGCCGCGTGACTGCCCTTCTGCTGCGGGGTGCCGACGCAGACGAAGTGGACGTCGGCCAGTGCCACGGCTTCGGCCAGGTCGGTGGTGAACCGCAGGGAACCGCCTTCGACGTGCTTCTTGAGCAGTTCCGGCAGTCCTGGTTCGTAGAACGGCACCCGGCCGGCGCTGAGGGCGGCGACCTTGCTTTCGTCGGTGTCGACACCGACGACTTCGA
The Diaminobutyricimonas sp. LJ205 genome window above contains:
- a CDS encoding UDP-glucose/GDP-mannose dehydrogenase family protein, which gives rise to MEDVRVAAPRISVIGTGYLGATHAAAMAEMGFEVVGVDTDESKVAALSAGRVPFYEPGLPELLKKHVEGGSLRFTTDLAEAVALADVHFVCVGTPQQKGSHAADLRYVESAVRAVASSLTHDGLIVGKSTVPVGTAARLRTLVAEVVPDGISVELVWNPEFLREGKAVEDTLTPDRIVFGGASESAERVLRTVYAEPISTGTPVISCDLATAELVKVSANAFLATKISFINSVAELCDKTGADVTTLADALGHDVRIGRQFLNAGLGFGGGCLPKDIRALMHRSRELDSHRLSDLLQQVDEINMAQRQRVIDLTLDAVGGSVLGRRIGVLGAAFKPHTDDVRDSPALNVAAALHLRGAQVVVYDPQAGETARRTFPTLSYADSLEEAAAGADALLVLTEWKQFTGADPHALGALVSQRAVIDGRNCLNREVWQDAGWDVRALGNNSQPQAETPILERVPAVA